A single genomic interval of Argopecten irradians isolate NY chromosome 8, Ai_NY, whole genome shotgun sequence harbors:
- the LOC138329041 gene encoding uncharacterized protein: MDSSTSRPLSGKPCTEPGHTELVSAWCQNCETFVCIQGILSDKHKGHIFISLDKIAKNHETKIEQKKGELQKIEDELALILAHQLEIESKFNATVHDLNNEIDKRSQALQSEIESWKTKVKSLLQERAENNRALMTNRQDAIKEDLDKLRAAIEKCSPDNYLKSLELADEALQVKRHTSVYSPASVILTEDDLSKLDLDRLLGHVSDEESYGSDIVSDIKSNSCTTSDAFKEDVCPERIYEEAKVADVEILEHCQFQSSDVQGEENNFKMVASSEGGVWIACTGKRWVRHYDEQGNVKKQVLSNFDIYDISVNSKNELFASVCNRCRIKRKALFSWNTIIKTESRVTFGITITSKDEILVCLQGIDYAEVAKFSSDGKCYLQTIRCDQDDKEIFHRPRQVLEVRPTGDVLVTDNKTLVTLDTYGKVKKTWKGELDSDPEKVDVVKRFQPLSIAVTSEGERFVLDEGNKRIVVFDKEGDFFWNLDDIVMSNEMSGGVFDIKDQFWVICGNGAIHKAKLRFHRKK; encoded by the coding sequence ATGGATTCTTCAACCTCTCGACCTTTATCAGGGAAACCGTGTACAGAACCAGGACACACGGAACTAGTAAGCGCCTGGTGTCAGAACTGCGAGACATTCGTCTGTATTCAGGGTATATTGTCTGATAAACACAAAGGACATATCTTCATTTCGCTGGATAAGATAGCTAAGAATCACGAAACGAAAATTGAGCAGAAGAAAGGAGAACTGCAGAAGATCGAGGATGAACTTGCTCTCATTCTAGCACACCAATTAGAAATAGAGTCCAAATTCAATGCTACTGTTCATGATCTGAACAACGAGATAGACAAACGAAGTCAGGCTCTACAATCAGAAATTGAATCTTGGAAGACGAAAGTGAAATCTTTGCTTCAGGAACGCGCCGAAAATAACAGGGCACTGATGACAAATCGACAGGATGCGATTAAAGAGGACCTAGACAAGCTGCGAGCTGCCATAGAGAAATGTAGTCCTGACAACTACTTGAAATCACTTGAACTGGCAGATGAAGCATTGCAGGTCAAACGTCACACATCGGTATACAGTCCTGCAAGTGTCATCTTAACAGAAGACGATCTTTCTAAACTAGACCTAGACAGGTTGTTAGGTCACGTTTCTGATGAAGAATCTTATGGATCGGACATCGTATCTGACATCAAATCAAATTCCTGTACTACTTCAGATGCGTTCAAGGAGGACGTATGTCCAGAAAGAATCTACGAAGAAGCGAAAGTCGCAGATGTTGAAATTCTGGAGCACTGTCAATTTCAGAGCTCCGATGTGCAAGGTgaagaaaacaattttaaaatggttGCAAGCAGTGAGGGCGGTGTTTGGATAGCATGCACTGGGAAGAGGTGGGTCCGACATTATGACGAACAGGGCAATGTCAAGAAGCAGGTTCTCAGCAACTTTGATATCTATGATATATCCGTCAACAGCAAAAATGAACTTTTCGCGTCAGTTTGTAACCGCTGTAGGATAAAAAGGAAAGCCTTATTCAGTTGGAATACTATTATAAAGACAGAATCAAGAGTAACTTTCGGAATCACCATCACTTCTAAAGATGAAATACTAGTGTGTCTCCAAGGAATTGACTACGCCGAAGTGGCCAAATTCTCCTCCGACGGAAAATGCTACCTACAGACCATTCGCTGTGATCAGGACGACAAAGAAATTTTCCACAGACCAAGACAAGTTCTAGAGGTGAGACCTACAGGGGATGTGCTGGTGACTGATAATAAAACACTGGTAACCTTGGATACGTACGGCAAGGTTAAGAAAACCTGGAAAGGTGAGCTAGACAGTGACCCTGAAAAAGTGGATGTGGTGAAACGATTTCAGCCCCTCAGTATCGCAGTGACATCTGAAGGTGAACGATTTGTTTTGGACGAAGGTAACAAGCGCATTGTCGTGTTTGACAAAGAAGGAGACTTTTTCTGGAACTTGGACGATATTGTCATGTCAAATGAAATGAGCGGTGGTGTATTCGACATCAAAGACCAGTTCTGGGTCATTTGTGGAAATGGGGCAATCCACAAGGCAAAGTTGCGCTTCCATCGCAAAAAATAA